One window of Phalacrocorax carbo chromosome 1, bPhaCar2.1, whole genome shotgun sequence genomic DNA carries:
- the KLHL34 gene encoding kelch-like protein 34, translated as MSYFLSYCKAHCTTMLAQYQTLRSEGFLCDILLKVKENEFPAHKSLLACSSDYFRAMFKSYTQESKASVIHLQVVSPTGLQHVLDFIYTSLLPLSFESLEDTLEAASYLQVTDAIGLCNQYLVNNLALENCCFSANVARKFYLPDALAATEKYIANNLWKLLDLDLTGLLELNFRSLLAVVESPDLPMVKETCLLNLVLLWLKQDKPRLAHASSLLEHIRYGLIPVEELRKTYTQSEVPLSAGIKCLIIKAINYHTSVSKQPVLQDKSTTLRNQKTQIILLGGRTATEGLVTEVVAFDVYNHKWRDLTQVQDKVQNHSVCVVGNFLYVLGGEIESGASGDAKTEKILSVTNKVHRYDPRFNTWTQITGMLEKRCQFSCCVLGKDIFAVGGRGEDGSLHSSVEVYNISRDRWTKARELPCKIHGHASAICKNTIYISGGKYSDTANTSKDLYSLSSLEGQWMKQAPMSIARFGHQMATIREAIFTFLGLYEPFSEIERYDPDQNQWTRLRPLIYDRFCYGLAVVEETALLIGGKKWQNSQEVPTQDVVGYDIDNDGWEEICKAPLPWCGLQCAVLQLSEMADEQDSDSRQKRPPN; from the coding sequence ATGAGCTACTTCCTCTCCTACTGCAAGGCGCACTGCACCACCATGCTCGCCCAGTACCAGACCCTGAGATCAGAGGGCTTTCTGTGCGATATTTtgctgaaagtgaaggaaaaCGAGTTTCCTGCACACAAGTCCTTGTTGGCGTGCTCCAGCGACTATTTCCGAGCCATGTTCAAAAGTTACACGCAAGAGTCTAAAGCCAGTGTAATCCACCTGCAAGTTGTCTCACCCACTGGTCTCCAGCATGTCCTGGATTTCATTTACACTTCCTTGTTGCCCCTTTCTTTTGAAAGCCTGGAGGATACCTTGGAAGCTGCAAGCTACTTGCAAGTGACTGATGCTATTGGCTTGTGCAATCAATACTTAGTTAACAATCTTGCCTTGGAaaactgctgcttctctgccaaTGTGGccaggaagttctacctgccGGATGCCttagcagcaacagaaaaatatattgccAATAATCTCTGGAAGCTGCTGGACTTGGATTTGACAGGACTGCTCGAGCTGAACTTCAGGTCTTTGCTAGCAGTGGTTGAATCACCAGATCTCCCCATGGTGAAAGAAACCTGCCTGCTGAATcttgtgctgctgtggctgaagcAGGATAAACCCAGGCTGGCTCACGCAAGCAGCCTTTTAGAGCACATAAGGTACGGCCTCATCCCGGTGGAAGAGCTGAGAAAAACCTACACACAGTCAGAAGTGCCCCTCTCCGCAGGTATTAAGTGCTTGATCATTAAAGCAATAAACTACCATACATCTGTTTCCAAACAGCCTGTCCTGCAGGATAAGTCCACCACGTTGAGGAACCAGAAAACTCAGATCATTCTGCTGGGGGGAAGGACAGCAACCGAGGGGCTCGTCACTGAAGTGGTGGCCTTTGACGTTTACAATCACAAATGGCGAGATCTCACGCAGGTGCAGGATAAGGTGCAGAACCACAGCGTCTGTGTAGTGGGGAATTTCCTTTATGTCTTGGGTGGGGAAATAGAAAGTGGTGCCTCAGGTGACGCTAAAACCGAAAAGATCTTATCGGTTACGAACAAGGTCCATCGTTACGATCCAAGATTTAACACATGGACCCAAATCACGGGCATGCTGGAAAAGAGATGCCAGTTTTCTTGTTGTGTCCTAGGCAAGGATATCTTTGCCGTTGGTGGAAGGGGTGAGGATGGGTCACTGCATTCGTCTGTGGAAGTCTACAACATCAGCAGGGACAGATGGACAAAGGCCAGGGAATTGCCATGCAAGATACATGGTCATGCCAGTGCCATTTGCAAGAATACTATATACATCTCAGGTGGCAAGTACTCGGACACAGCCAACACGAGCAAGGACTTATATTCTCTGAGCTCGCTTGAAGGGCAGTGGATGAAACAAGCCCCCATGAGCATTGCTCGGTTTGGGCATCAGATGGCAACAATCAGAGAAGCCATATTTACCTTTTTAGGATTATATGAACCATTCTCTGAAATAGAAAGATACGACCCTGATCAAAATCAATGGACTCGGTTAAGACCACTGATCTATGATCGATTTTGCTATGGCCTGGCAGTGGTAGAGGAAACAGCTCTTCTTATTGGGGGAAAGAAATGGCAAAACTCACAGGAAGTCCCCACGCAAGATGTGGTTGGCTACGACATCGACAACGATGGCTGGGAAGAGATCTGCAAAGCCCCCTTGCCTTGGTGCGGGTTGCAGTGTGCGGTGCTACAGCTCTCTGAAATGGCCGATGAGCAGGACAGCGACAGCCGGCAGAAGAGGCCGCCGAACTAG